The following proteins are co-located in the Ailuropoda melanoleuca isolate Jingjing chromosome 13, ASM200744v2, whole genome shotgun sequence genome:
- the GSS gene encoding glutathione synthetase isoform X2 — protein sequence MDFNMLVDAVSQDAAFLEQTLSSTIKRDDFTARLFDIHKQVLKEGIAQTVFLGLNRSDYMFQRNADGSAALKQIEINTISASFGGLASRTPAVHRHVLNVLSKTQEAAKILSNNPSEGLALGITKAWELYGSANALVLLIAQEKERNIFDQRAIENELLARNIHVIRRRFEDVSEKASLDQDRRLFMDGQEVAVVYFRDGYMPSQYSPQNWEARLLLERSRAVKCPDIATQLAGTKKVQQELSRMGVLEMLLPGQPETVARLHATFAGLYSLDMGEEGDQAIAEALAAPSQFVLKPQREGGGNNLYGEEMVQALERLKDSEERASYILMEKIEPEPFGNCLLRPGSPVRVVQCISELGIFGVYVRQGKTLVMNKHVGHLLRTKAIEHADGGVAAGVAVLDNPYPV from the exons ATGGACTTCAACATGCTGGTGGATGCTGTCAGCCAGGATGCCGCCTTCCTGGAGCAGACGCTCTCCAG cACCATCAAGAGGGACGACTTTACCGCTCGTCTCTTTGACATCCACAAGCAAGTCCTGAAAGAGGGCATTGCCCAG ACTGTGTTCCTGGGCCTGAATCGCTCAGACTACATGTTCCAGCGCAATGCAGATGGCTCCGCAGCCCTGAAACAGATTGAAATCAACACCATCTCTGCCAGCTTTGGGGGCCTGGCCTCCCGCACCCCAGCTGTACACCG ACATGTTCTCAATGTCCTGAGTAAGACCCAAGAAGCTGCCAAGATCCTCTCCAATAATCCCAGCGAGGGACTGGCCCTGGGGATCACCAAAGCCTGGGAGCTCTATGGCTCAGCCAA CGCTCTGGTGCTACTGATTGctcaagagaaggaaaggaacataTTTGACCAGCGTGCTATAGAGAATGAGCTACTAGCCAG GAATATCCATGTAATCCGTCGAAGGTTTGAAGATGTCTCTGAAAAGGCGTCTCTGGACCAAGACCGAAGGCTGTTTAT GGACGGCCAGGAAGTTGCTGTGGTTTACTTCCGGGATGGCTACATGCCAAGTCAGTACAGTCCACAG AACTGGGAAGCACGCCTGCTGCTGGAGAGGTCACGTGCTGTCAAGTGCCCGGATATTGCCACCCAGCTGGCTGGGACTAAGAAGGTGCAGCAGGAGCTGAGCAGAATGGGTGTACTGGAGATGTTGCTCCCTGGCCAGCCTGAGACTGTGGCCCGCCTCCATGCCACCTTTGCTGGCCTCTACTCACTGGACATG GGTGAAGAAGGGGACCAGGCCATTGCTGAGGCCCTTGCTGCCCCTAGCCAGTTCGTCCTGAAGCCCCAGAGAGAGGGTGGAG GTAACAACCTATACGGGGAGGAGATGGTGCAGGCCCTGGAGCGGCTGAAGGACAGTGAGGAGAGGGCCTCCTACATCCTCATGGAAAAGATCGAACCTGAGCCTTTTGGAAATTGCCTGCTACGGCCTGGCAGCCCTGTCCGAGTGGTCCAGTGCATCTCAGAGCTGGGCATCTTTGGGGTTTATGTCAG GCAGGGAAAGACACTTGTGATGAACAAGCATGTGGGACATCTGCTCCGAACCAAAGCCATCGAGCATGCAGATGGTGGTGTGGCAGCAGGAGTGGCAGTCCTGGACAACCCATAccctgtgtga
- the GSS gene encoding glutathione synthetase isoform X1, with product MATGWGSLLRDEQQLEELARQAVDRALAEGVLLRTSQEPSSSDVVSYAPFTLFPSLVPSALLEQAYAVQMDFNMLVDAVSQDAAFLEQTLSSTIKRDDFTARLFDIHKQVLKEGIAQTVFLGLNRSDYMFQRNADGSAALKQIEINTISASFGGLASRTPAVHRHVLNVLSKTQEAAKILSNNPSEGLALGITKAWELYGSANALVLLIAQEKERNIFDQRAIENELLARNIHVIRRRFEDVSEKASLDQDRRLFMDGQEVAVVYFRDGYMPSQYSPQNWEARLLLERSRAVKCPDIATQLAGTKKVQQELSRMGVLEMLLPGQPETVARLHATFAGLYSLDMGEEGDQAIAEALAAPSQFVLKPQREGGGNNLYGEEMVQALERLKDSEERASYILMEKIEPEPFGNCLLRPGSPVRVVQCISELGIFGVYVRQGKTLVMNKHVGHLLRTKAIEHADGGVAAGVAVLDNPYPV from the exons GTGGTAAGCTATGCCCCATTCACGCTCTTCCCCTCACTGGTCCCCAGTGCCCTGCTGGAGCAGGCCTATGCCGTGCAAATGGACTTCAACATGCTGGTGGATGCTGTCAGCCAGGATGCCGCCTTCCTGGAGCAGACGCTCTCCAG cACCATCAAGAGGGACGACTTTACCGCTCGTCTCTTTGACATCCACAAGCAAGTCCTGAAAGAGGGCATTGCCCAG ACTGTGTTCCTGGGCCTGAATCGCTCAGACTACATGTTCCAGCGCAATGCAGATGGCTCCGCAGCCCTGAAACAGATTGAAATCAACACCATCTCTGCCAGCTTTGGGGGCCTGGCCTCCCGCACCCCAGCTGTACACCG ACATGTTCTCAATGTCCTGAGTAAGACCCAAGAAGCTGCCAAGATCCTCTCCAATAATCCCAGCGAGGGACTGGCCCTGGGGATCACCAAAGCCTGGGAGCTCTATGGCTCAGCCAA CGCTCTGGTGCTACTGATTGctcaagagaaggaaaggaacataTTTGACCAGCGTGCTATAGAGAATGAGCTACTAGCCAG GAATATCCATGTAATCCGTCGAAGGTTTGAAGATGTCTCTGAAAAGGCGTCTCTGGACCAAGACCGAAGGCTGTTTAT GGACGGCCAGGAAGTTGCTGTGGTTTACTTCCGGGATGGCTACATGCCAAGTCAGTACAGTCCACAG AACTGGGAAGCACGCCTGCTGCTGGAGAGGTCACGTGCTGTCAAGTGCCCGGATATTGCCACCCAGCTGGCTGGGACTAAGAAGGTGCAGCAGGAGCTGAGCAGAATGGGTGTACTGGAGATGTTGCTCCCTGGCCAGCCTGAGACTGTGGCCCGCCTCCATGCCACCTTTGCTGGCCTCTACTCACTGGACATG GGTGAAGAAGGGGACCAGGCCATTGCTGAGGCCCTTGCTGCCCCTAGCCAGTTCGTCCTGAAGCCCCAGAGAGAGGGTGGAG GTAACAACCTATACGGGGAGGAGATGGTGCAGGCCCTGGAGCGGCTGAAGGACAGTGAGGAGAGGGCCTCCTACATCCTCATGGAAAAGATCGAACCTGAGCCTTTTGGAAATTGCCTGCTACGGCCTGGCAGCCCTGTCCGAGTGGTCCAGTGCATCTCAGAGCTGGGCATCTTTGGGGTTTATGTCAG GCAGGGAAAGACACTTGTGATGAACAAGCATGTGGGACATCTGCTCCGAACCAAAGCCATCGAGCATGCAGATGGTGGTGTGGCAGCAGGAGTGGCAGTCCTGGACAACCCATAccctgtgtga